The following proteins are encoded in a genomic region of Arachis stenosperma cultivar V10309 chromosome 4, arast.V10309.gnm1.PFL2, whole genome shotgun sequence:
- the LOC130974935 gene encoding uncharacterized protein LOC130974935 — translation MTEEELRTFCLVKLEKLLLNNGKALKDFNGMPFPNRRLVAQYSNSMVLREMQHDIPLLVEEHDSNLPKLNVEQRVAYDKIIDCVLNKRRGIFFIYGFSGIGKTFLYKLLSARLRFEKKIVINVASSGIAALLLPGGKTAHSMFGIPIELNEDTVCRISKNSPKADLIRSAKLIIWDEAPMINRLAFEVLDRTFRDIMSPVFDSNRDVPFGGKIMILGGEFRQVLPVIPKASCAEIIIASINSLVLWRHFQIGEGQCGIMENDKNIVEIPSDLIVPIFGDPIADIVNIVYPNIVENYGSQTFFQNKAILAPTVDVVKEINNYIVAMLPGEEKEYLSVDSICGSDAYCDIDIGWITTEFLNQIKCSGLPNHSLKWKNDVPIILLRNIDPAGGLCNETRLIVRDLGRNVISAEIVSGSIGDRVYIPRMNLILSDASIPFKFQRRQFPISLSFAMTINKSQRQTLSIVGLFLRRQVFSHGQLYVFL, via the exons ATGACAGAAGAAGAATTGCGTACTTTTTGCTTGGTTAAGTTAGAGAAGTTGCTTCTGAATAATGGAAAAGCATTGAAAGATTTTAATGGTATGCCTTTTCCTAATAGACGGTTAGTGGCCCAATACAGTAATTCAATGGTGTTACGTGAAATGCAGCATGACATTCCTTTGTTGGTTGAGGAACATGATTCGAACTTGCCAAAGTTGAATGTAGAACAAAGAGTAGCATATGATAAGATAATAGATTGTGTTCTTAACAAAAGACGTggtatttttttcatttatggTTTTAGTGGCATCGGAAAAACTTTCTTATATAAACTTTTATCTGCTAGATTAcgttttgaaaagaaaattgttaTTAATGTTGCTTCAAGTGGGATTGCTGCATTATTATTACCTGGTGGTAAGACAGCTCACTCCATGTTTGGTATTCCAATTGAGTTGAATGAAGACACTGTTTGTAGGATTTCGAAAAACAGTCCTAAAGCTGATTTAATCCGATCTGCAAAGTTGATTATATGGGATGAGGCACCAATGATAAATAGATTAGCATTTGAAGTATTAGATAGAACATTTCGTGATATAATGTCACCAGTTTTTGATTCTAATAGAGATGTACCATTTGGAGGAAAAATTATGATACTTGGTGGAGAATTTAGACAAGTATTGCCTGTTATTCCAAAAGCTTCATGTGCTGAGATAATTATAGCTTCAATTAATTCTTTAGTTCTATGGCGACATTTTCAG ATTGGAGAAGGACAATGTGGAATAATGGAGAATGATAAAAATATTGTTGAAATTCCATCTGACTTGATTGTCCCTATTTTTGGTGATCCAATTGCAGACATTGTCAACATAGTATATCCTAACATTGTTGAAAATTATGGGAGTCAAACTTTCTTTCAAAACAAGGCAATCTTGGCTCCAACTGTTGACGTTGTTAAGGAAATTAACAATTATATTGTTGCAATGTTGCCAggtgaagaaaaagaatatCTAAGTGTTGATTCTATTTGTGGTAGTGATGCTTATTGTGATATAGATATTGGTTGGATAACTACTGAATTCTTGAATCAAATAAAATGTTCTGGTTTACCTAACCATTCATTGAAGTGGAAAAATGATGTTCCTATTATCTTGTTAAGGAATATTGATCCAGCTGGTGGTTTGTGTAATGAAACTCGATTAATAGTTCGTGATCTAGGAAGGAATGTAATTTCAGCTGAAATTGTCTCTGGTAGTATTGGTGATAGAGTCTACATTCCTCGAATGAATTTAATTCTAAGTGATGCTAGCATTCCTTTTAAATTCCAACGAAGGCAGTTCCCTATAAGTTTGTCGTTTGCAATGACAATTAATAAAAGTCAACGCCAGACATTATCAATTGTTGGTTTGTTCTTGCGACGTCAGGTCTTCTCTCATGGTCAGCTTTATGTTTTTCTATAG